AATTCTACTCTTATTTAAATTTCTCGATACTGTAAATTATAAGTTATTTCATAACACTAGGTAATATGTCCCTTGAGAACTTAAAAAAAAATAGGAGACGATGAGACAAGAAAAAATATTATAGGAGACACGTGGCAGATAATATTTAAAATAGACGGCTGAGATTAACTTAGACTCAGAGCCGCTAGATAGGAAAAACGAAACGTTTTGCAAATTCGAAGTTGCGCCATTCATGTTTTGAAAATAGCTAACGCCGACCGTTTAGATTTCTCTCTTTATCTTCCTTGTCCCATTTGATCCCAAAAGTTTTTAAAATCACTCCTCTCTCAGTTAATCAGACAGTCTGAAGTGTGTTTTTGCCTCCAATCTGAGATTTTTCGTTTGCGATTTGGGCTTAATTGGGACCATTGTGGTCTCCCTAGTTGAGATCTGATCGCTTCCGTTTCTGAAGCTCGTCGTCGGTGAGTTCTCTAGTTTCATAGTTAGAGATCTCGACCTAGGTCTGATCAATCGTAGTATCTAGATTGATTAGGGTATATGATGTCATATTTGAATTGATTGTCTGGATGTTCGAGATGTGATCCCAAAAAACACCAATTTGTTGCTGTAATAAAGTTAAGCTTGGTGTATGTTTAGTCCTAATGATGTAAATTGACGGAGTGGGGAATAACTTTGCAGAGAAGAAAGACAGCGCATGGGAACTGGGGTTACTATTTTTGCATTTTTATTGAAGAGATATGGAAAGTGAGTGTGCAACAACTCCTCCTCCTGATGGGCTTACTGAAGGGAACCCCTCGAAATCACGTCAAGGGTATGCTTCTTCTTGTTTTATATAACTTTTACTTAATAAGGTGAAGAAAACCGTTTTCATGTCCTCTACATATCACATCTATTCATGCCCACATGTTTTTTTGTTTTGTTATTGTTGTTTCCTTTCTCTTTACCCCTGTTCGTTTTAAAGACGCCCCTAGTGGCGGCAGCGGCCAACAATTACCCTATAAAAGAAGAAAATTCAGAGTTTTAAAGACGCCTCCAGTCGCAAGCTGATAATCGGGGGGAAGGAAACCGGAGTTGCCGCTGTCGCTGATATTTTCAGCGTTCTCCTTACTGACTTTTATTTGCCGCAGCGTCGAAATAAACAAAACGGATTTGTCTTGACTGTGCTGTGTTCGCCCTAACCGTAGTGATAATTCAGAGACGCAGCCGCGTTGGTAAAACGAACAGGGGTTTTGTGTTTATCTGTTTGATTTACTAGGTTGTAATGTTTGGCCCTATCTAGAACTGAGTTGCATGACAATCAATATGTGTTTTGATTTTATAGGAGGACTAGTGGCCCAACTAGACGTTCTACTCGAGGTCAATGGACGGCTGAAGAGGTATAGTTTCATGATTCCTTCAGCTTTTATTTTAAAAACATTTTTTACCAGTGCCGCTTGATTCAATTGGTTAATCTGGTTTCATTTGCTTGATGCATGAAACAAAGTCCACCCTGTGTGTGTTCATTTGCATGATATCATTGATCATGCTACATAATAATTACTTGTTCTTTATACCTAAAATGCAATTTTTCTTAGATTATATCTATGTAATGCACTAAAGCAGAGACACACAAGAAGTGGCCTTTTCAATTGTGCGTTTCGTCATTCTTTGATCTGCATATTTGATCATTTGTTGACCTTGCAGGATGAGATTTTGAAAAAGGCTGTCCACAATTTTAAAGGCAAAAACTGGAAGAAGATAGGTAAAATTTCACAATTTGACATATACTTTGCTGACGTTTCTTTGGCTAATTCGATCTCACATCTTTGCCTGGTCTGCTTTTTCTTAACTTCCAGCTGAATATTTCAAGGATCGAACTGATGTCCAATGCCTCCACAGGTGGCAGAAGGTCCTTAATCCTGAACTTGTTAAAGGGCCGTGGACAAAGGAGGTGACACATCTTTTTTCTTCACTACTTTTATATCTGCTTCTTGCGTACTTAACCCTATTGGCTTTATACTTCCTAAACATCCTCTATGAGTGCTTATTGCTCTCATTTGACATGTGTGTAGGAAGATGATATGATTGTTCAGTTAATCCAAAAATATGGGCCGAAGAAGTGGTCCACTATTGCTCGGTATTTACCTGGCCGTATTGGAAAGCAATGTAGAGAGAGGTATGCTTATATGTACTGTTCTCTATAAACAACAGTGTTTTATTAAGCACTTGAAAGCTTTTCAATCTCTAGATTTTTCAAAAGGGTGTGATTGATCTCAATAGGTGGCATAATCATCTCAATCCTGCCATAAACAAGGAAGCTTGGACTCAAGAAGAAGAGCTGGTTCTGATTCGTGCTCATCAAGTCTACGGTAATAGATGGGCAGAGTTAACAAAGTTCTTGCCTGGAAGGTACTAATATTTTTACTGTCATAAGATAACCGTGCATCTCTATTTGTTCTAGCAATTTATTTTGCGTTGCTATGTTATCAACAGGTCTGACAATGGAATCAAAAACCACTGGCACAGTTCAGTTAAGAAGAAACTAGATTCCTATATGTCCTCTGGCCTTTTGGATCAGTACCAAGCCATGCCTCTAGCTCCTTACGAGAGAAGCTCCACGTTACAATCTATAGATGGTAATGGCTGCGTAAGTGGACAGGCGGGGAAAGAAGTAGAAAACTGTCAGATTTCAACCCTGGCTAGCTGCTCCATATCTGCAATGGATTATCAGAATGGAATGATAAACATGGAGCATCACTTTCACCCCTGTGGAAACTCTCACAAGAATGAGTATTATTATCCGGAACTGGAAGATATCTCGGTCTCCATCTCAGAACTCTCTTATGAAATGGAGGACTGTTCACAGTTCCCTGATCATAATGTCTCTAGCCAGGATTGCCATTTTGATTTTCAGGAGCTGTCGGATATTTCACTTGAGATGAGACATAGTATGTCAGAGTTACCAATGCCATACGCCAAGGAGAGCAAGGAAGCTTCTCTGGGAGGTCCAAACTCCACATCAAATACAGATGTGGCTACTTACACCAACACAGCAAACGTTTCTGAAACAGAATGTTGCAGGGTTCTTTTCGTTGATCAAGAGAGTGAAGGGCTCAGTGTTTCTAGATCTTCTACTCAAGAACCAAACGAGGTTTCTTCAACAAAATCTCCTATGCAGACCTCTTCTTCAAAGTCTATTGCAACAGCTGCTTCAGGCAAAGAAACTCTCCGGCCGGCTCCTTTGATCATATCACCTGATAAGTATTCCAAGAAGTCATCTGGATTGATATGTCATCCTTTTGAGGCAGAACCAAACTCCAGGACAAATGAAAATGGTGGCTTCATATGCATTGATGGTCCATCATCAGCGCCTAATAACTCCAGCGAAGAAGATCAATCATATCATTTGAATGATTCCAAGAAGTTGGTTCCAGTGAACGACTTTACTTCTCTAACAGAAGTTAAGCCACACTCTCTTCCTAAGCATGAGCCAATGGAGCAGCATCATGAGGATACGGAAGCATCATCATCAAGTCTCTCTTTTCCAAGCTTGGACCTACCTGTCTTCAACAGCGATCTCTTACAGTCCAAAAACGATCCGTTGCACGACTATAGCCCTCTTGGCATACGCAAGCTGCTGATGTCCACCATGACGTGCATGAGTCCCCTTCGGCTGTGGGAATCTCCCACTGGTAAAAAGACGTTGGTCGGTGCGAAGTCAATCCTGAGGAAACGCACACGTGATCTCCTGACGCCGCTGTCTGAGAAGAGAAGTGATAAAAAGCTTGAGATTGATATAGCAGCCAGTCTTTCAAAAGATTTTTCACGTCTGGATGTGATGTTTGATGAGATTGAGAGTCGAGAAGATTCAATGTCTCTTGAAAAACCAGAGCAATCTTGCTTGGATGCAAGTGTCAAGGAGAAGGGTGTTGAAAATGTAAGTCTCTTCTTTCCTTTAAGAATTTAAAAGGCTGTTGAGTTATCAATCTTCATATGAAACTTGGTTGTGAGTAAGTACTTGGTTTGATTATGAATCTGGTTGGTAGACTTCATGTCATGGTCATCTAACCGTACATAATAGAATGGTTTTGCTTTCTCAAATTAATTCACATTCATCATTTCGTTTCTGTGCATTTTTTTTTTTTACCTGTCATGTTATAAACAGTGAACGGATAAAACGTTATGCAGGTCGAAAGTTTATCTGGTGTTCTTTCTGAGAACAATAATACCAACAAGCAAGTACTGTCTCCTCCTTCTCAATCAGTAACCAAAACAGAGAAAGCACAGGTTTCAACACCAAGAAATCATTTACATTCTTCTGCAAGTCTTTGTTTGGTAATAAATTCGCCTTCTCGCGCGAGAAACACCGAGGGTCATCATGTTGACAACGAGACACGCAATGAGAATTTCAGCATGTACATATACTACACACCTTCACTTTTTTTTATATTTTTCCATTTTTGCTTTCAGTTGTTGCTATAATGAATTTTGCTTCTTCTCTGTTTACAGTTTCTGTGGAACTCCATTCAGGAGAGGTCTTGAATCTCCCTCGGCGTGGAAATCACCGTTTTACGTAAACTCTCTCTTGCACAGCCCAAGGTTTGACACAGATATAACTATCGAGGTATCTCATTATTAGGCTCCTTCCGTTATATATTCAACCTCTTGCATGCATGCATTGCCAAATTCTTTTAGCCCATATATAAAATGGCAGTTTGTGCTTGTTTCTTTCCAGGACATGGGCTACATTTTCAGCCCTGGGGAGAGAAGCTACGGGAGCATAGGACTTATGACACAGAGAAATGAGCTTACGAGTGCGTTTGCAGCATTCGATGCCATGGAGGTCTCACTTTCAGCAAGTAACTATGATGATGCAAGGAAGATGAAGGAATTGGATAAAGAGAATAATGATCCTCTTCTCGTAAAATATATACTCCCATTAATCATTCACTCTCTAAGTAAATTCTATGATTTTAGAAACGAAATAAAAATGTTTTTCTTTCCATCTTTATAGGCGGAGCGTCGAGTGCTGGACTTCAACGATTGCGAGTCTCCCACCAAAGTAACAGAAGAAGCCTCATCCTCTTACCTCTTGAAAGGATGTAGGTAAAAAGGCCAGGAACCTCGATACATAATATTCATTGCACGTATATGCATCTTCTATAAACAGACTCTGTCCCCTGGTTGGATCAAATTCTCTGTTTCTTCTTCTTTTAATGGATCAGCTTGAATGAATTTATGTAGATACTGTGTATTCAATATAATATAGTATATACATCCCTCATAATTGCCTGCAATGAGTATGCATGTCCATATACTTGGAACTTGCAAGCAATGAGCATGTCCATATTTTTTTGAAGCAATACACGTGCATATGGAGTATATACCAACTTTTTAACTTCAACGACCAGTAACAACATTCTTATTCTATGTTAGGTTCCATAAGCTAGAAACCCTTAAAAGATAGAACCAAAAATTGAAAATTGGTTGCTGTCTACAAAGTTACATTGAGAATGTAAATAGTAGAAGAGGCACAAAACTCTCTTGCCTACTTTATTAACCCCTGAGATGAAATAACAATAATATTAGTGACAATTAACTTGTCACTGCCGGAAATACTGAAAGAAGGTAAGATTCTTTATTATCACCATGTAACCGTGGTGGTGGTGTGAGATGTCTCAGAGGGCTTTGGTGACAACGGCATGGATAGCGTCTGCAAGGTGCGGTACAGTCTTCGAGCTCAGACCAGCCATACTTATCCTCCCGTCGGATGTCATGTAGATGTGGTACTCTTTAGTCATGTAGGAGACTTGAGCTGGGTTTAGCCCTGTGAAGGTAAACATACCGATCTGTTTGATGATGTGAGTCCAGTCTCCAGGCGTGCCTGTCACATTATTTCAATGTTACTTAACAGTGTGATTTGCTGTTTCCCTATGATAATATACAATCACATAGGACCTTTACCTCGAGCACGTAATGCCTCGAAAAGCTGTTTCCTCATGCTGATGATACGATCAGCCATGGCTTTCAGTTCCAGAGTCCATTCGTTGAACAAGTTCCTGTCACGGAGGATTACAGCAACGATGGATGCACCATGGATCGGAGGGTTTGAGTACATTGGCCTTATTACAAGTTTCAGTTGGCTCTCAACTCTTCCCGCTACATCTGCTGCTTTGCATACCTACAAGCAAGCCCTTTATTGTCATATTTCGAAAAGACAGTAACTCACAGCAGCACCACAAATCCTGAGATTTTATTTATTAAATTGAGTCTTACAATGCTGAGAGCTCCAACACGTTCTCCATAGAGTCCCATGTTCTTTGCATAACTCTGAGCAACGAGCAATTCTCCTCCATCAGCAACAAACATCCTAATTGGTTTCGCATCTGTATCCAGACTTCCACTCGCAAAGCCCTTCAATGAGAAAAGAGATAAGACGAGTATTACCATTTATCGAGAGCAGAAATGGTTTAAACATCAGCTGGTCCTATACAACAACAAAAGGTTCCAGAGAGCAGGTGTACCTGATAAGCACTATCAAAGAATGGCATCAATCCTTTGGAACGCATCAACTTTCTGATTTGCTCCCATTGTTCAAGGGTTGGATCAACACCAGTTGGGTTATGAGCACAGGCATGGAGAAGCACTATCGAACCCTGTGGAGCAGCACCAAGGTCTTCTAATAAACCTGTGAATAGAAAAAGAAGAAGAAGAAAGGGTTAGAGTTGACCAGCTTAACAACTTTGAAAAGATTATGAGATTTCTCACCTTGAAAGTTCAACCCACGTGTTGATGGATCATAGTAGCGGTAAGTTTTCACTGACAAACCAGCAAGGGTGAAAATTTTCGGATGGTTTCCCCATGTTGGCTGAGGAATATAAATTGTTTTCTGGAAGAAAAAAAGAAGATCTCAAATTTATATGAATGTTTATTAGGATGATGGAATTCAATCAGACGTGAAAAAAAAAATATACTTTAAGCATATCTACCTGATGATAATGCCTGGCCAAAAACTCCCCTCCAACTCTCAGGGAACCAGTACCAGACAAACACTCCACGGTTGTAACCCGATTCTCCCGAATAGCAGGACTAAGTCACGTATGAAAACACCAATCAGAAAGAAACTGATGAAAACATAAAGGATAATCAGAGACAACACTGTACCTGTCAGCGCCTAATATGAGCTTAGCGCTTAACTTGTTGAACTCAACCAATCCAACAATGGGAAGATACTCCTTGATCCGTGACCTACAGAATAATCACACAACAACATTATCATCAAGCACCCATTCATAAGGTTGTATACTAACCAAAACTCAACCCAGAGGGAAAGAGAGATAAACCTGTCATTGATAAGCTGCTGCTCAGCTTTCCTCACAACATTAAGAACCAAAGGTTTCCCCTCCTACAAACACAGCACCATTTATATAAAAAAAAAAAAAAAAAAAAAAAATTCCAACAAGACATAACACCATTAGAGGAAAGAGCAGAGACAAGCTTCACTAATTATATTACCTCAGTTCGGTAAGCACCAACTCCCAAATTCAGCTTGATTGGGCTAGGGTCTTTGTTATATGCAATTGTCACCTGTTCAAAACAAGAATATATATCTCAGAGCTGATAACAAATAACACATGTTTCTAAATTTTCCAATAATCATCCATGAAAAAAAAAACGAGTAATTAAGTAAAATTATATCTGTTCTGCTAATTAAAAAAAAAAAAAAGCACAAACATCAACGCTTCTGATAATACATAACCTAAGCTTCTAAAATTTTCAAATAACTATCGATGATAAGCTTCTAACATTATATCTGTTGTTCGCATTAACCAAAGCCAAAATCAGTAGATCAAACATCAAATTCTCTCAATCCATATATCATCGTGACACCATCGAGATCGCACTAATCAACACCCGATCCAGAATCACAAAACAAGCTAGAAACATCAAATGCGTACAACAACAAACACATCCAAAATCAGCGTCGAATACGTTTTATCTATATACACATACAAATACATCAAAGGAGGAGAAGGAGAAGGTACCCCGAGAATAGCATCCTCGGGAGCTTGAACAAGATGAGCGAAAACAGAACCTCCCGCGCCTCCCGACGTAGGCGAGGCGAAAACGGAGCTCACGCGATCCGCATCTGTCCCGGCGGTGAGGTGACGGAGGAGAGCGCCGATCCTGCGATCGCTCGGCGACGACGATGAAGAGAAGTCGTTAGTTTTCATTTTTCTTTCGATTTGTTGTGTATGACTGAATACGAATTAGCTTCATTTCGTTCCCTTATTAATAACAGTTTGGATTTTTCATTTTTTTTTTTTACATAATCCAAAGATGGTGGTTGCCACGTAGGGTTTCGCATAAAGTTGCGTGCCCGCGTTTACGTTTGATATTATGATAAGGGACGGACCATCATCGTCATCAAAGATAATACATTAAAAAGTCTTTGTAAGATTATCCTTAAAATCCGGCAAGAAATTAAAAAAAATTCAAAAAGTACTTCCAAAAATAGGGTTAAAATTCACATTTTAACTGAGAAAGCAAAATTAGCTTCGTTTTATTTGACTATTAATTGTTTTCTTTCAAACATTAGTTTTCAGATCTCAAGTGAAACTTCTTAATCATATTCATTATATTTTTTATTATAGTGGTTTTCGTTAATTAGTTTATCGTTAAATTTCTCCGATTTAAACTCTTTGGACATTTAAATTAACGTAATCATTTGTTATAAAAATTTGAAAAAAAAATCTAGTTTAGTAACAAAAACCTTATATGTTTGAAATGATCAGTGTTTAGCTTTGTGTTCATTAGAAGAGCATAGTAGAAAAAATTTACGATGACGTATATATGAGCTACAACTTTATTGGATTTTGTCAACGAGTATAACTGGACAAGATTAAGATCTGGTTTAATTTATTTAGATATGTATTATGACAAAAATGTTTTCGAGTTCGTTGGAATGTTGAAGCTTGCTTCATTAGAATATAGATGATAGAAATTCCATTATAGATTTAAAAAAAAAAAAAGGTGTTATATACGTCCCTTCAAGAATTCGCTTAATTAATTAAGTTGATAGCTCAAATTTAATATGATTTTTAGATCTTCATTTTAGATGATTGTGATAAATTTAAATTTGGATTATATATATATGGAACCGTTTAGGTAATGCCAGAAACAAAATTACAAACTTAAGGCTACTGTTCAAAGGGAAGCTTTCGATCTGAAGTCCTGTAAAATATATATACTGTTTTAAAGGTTATCGGAGTTGTTCATACATATATACTTAGTTGATACCGACATTTTCTTGCATTAGTTCAGAATTAAAATCATATGTTCTAGTATATATACCTGATCGTATAATGCACCGTCTTCGGTTAGGTGCAAGGACGAATCTATAAGTAAATCTTAGTGGGGTACTGGTTAAAAACTTAAAATATATAGAATCGATTACTACGTACAATAAGAATTATTTTATAAGTTATCTAATAAATTCTTCTGAGTGTACATTATAAGATTATAATAATATTAAAACATAATTTACCGGATGTATATATCAAATATGTGAACCCAATTTGCCTCTCTTTGCGTCCAGTCATGGTTAGGTGTTGATGGTCCACTTTTGACAAGGTCTAATACTTTTTTACGGTTATGTCTTTCTCGTAGTGGAAGTGGCTCTTGGGTTTGGCATACGGATGTTGATGTTTTTACATCTTAATGATGAAGATCCAATTCATTGGATTATCGATGGCTTCATTGAGATCATTATAATCTGTTGGCTTTGGAACTTCATCTGGTTTTAAATAAATTCTAGATGCTAAATTAGTCTCATAGTCTTCGTTTTTGTAGTGGGAGTTTTTAACAAACTTAGTTATATAAATAGAATCTTTCAACTCTGAACTATTACATAACGCAACTTAATAAAGATCTATTCAATTATAAACTGTCGATTTTAGTTTTCGACCGAATAAATTATATGGATCTTTAGATTTAATTATTTTGATCATAACAAGAAACCATAAATGCTGAAAATGATACCTGGGAACTTAAATTGCTTACACGACAGTGTAAGTGTTAATTGGATGTTTGTGATGTAATATTGCAACGGCTCATATCATGGCGTGTTTGAGCTGTAAGTTTGTACCTCGCTTGAGCTCTAAATATCCTCCTTCCTCTTATTCCACAAAATTCGAGTTTCTATAGATTAGTACGCCTTGCGAGGTAATCCAACATGGTAGCTAGTAACTAACAATTACTCTCTCCGTTTCAAAAAAATCTATATTTTAGAAAAAAAATCTCCTTCAAAAAGATATGTGTTTGACATTTTCAAATAAATTAATTGCAAATCGTAAACTTCAAAAAACATAATACTCCCTATCCGAAAGTAAGATTTTTTAGATTTTTTTTCTAGTTCCACAAAGATAGATTTTCTATATTGTTAAGGTAATTTTTTATACTTTTGAGGAACATTAATTGAGAATATTTGAATTGATTAAATTTCATTTGTGGAAAGTTATTGGAAAGTGTATAATAAAGTAAAAAATAAATTAAATTATAAACATTTATTAAATTCTTAATAAGCGTGCATATTCTAGAAATCTTACTTTCGGGAATAGAGGGAGTAGTGTTTATAACAAAATTATTGATTAAAAATTATTGGTTAAAAATTATTGGTTAAAAATTATAACGGAAAATAATGTACTGGTAGCTAAAATTTGATATATTTTCTTAATAAATGTGAAAAACTTAAAACATATATCATTCTGAAACGGATAGAGTATTTAATCTGATTTTCTTAACCAAAAAATAAAATAAATTATTTAATCTGAATTTACCTCCAATTTCTGTTTCAAAAACCCTACCGCCTATAGTCATCGAGTATAATAAGTAACAACTGGATTTTAAGAAGTGAGAGCAATGTATTTGCATGAAAATTATTTTGGCGGTTCATGTTTGACAAATTAAAATCACTATCCAACTAAGTTCCCACACAGAAATCAATAGAAATTATTGTATACAAACTTATCTAATAATTATTTCGAGTAAAACTAACAATGGATCTAGAAATCGGAAATAATTTACCTTTTGCAAAATGTTACTACGTAAATAAATACATATCTGACGTGGTCAGTTACGTTTTAGCTATATCAAGTGCTGTTTGTGGGTGTTTCTTCTTCCAGCAACAATGATGCGCTGGATCGTGTGGCTCACATGAAATGCCTTTTGTGTTCAACCCAGTTCCTAGGTACTCCCTCTGTTTCATTATAAATGTTGTTTTAGGTTTCGATACACGGATTAAGAAAACAATCAATTTTGTACATTTCCTATAAAAAATACTATTACCTATACACCTAGCCATATTTCAACCAATAGAAAAATAAATTTTACATTGAAAATCGAAAACGACACTTGTTTTGTAACGAAAAAAATTCTCTAAAACGACACTTAATATGAAACGGTGGGAATATAAGAAAAGAAGGGATTCACATAGGCTAGGAATATTCTATAAATATTTTATTATATTAATATTTTTTTGTTCAAAATATCACAATAAAAATTTGAATCAATTGTTGGACTTATTTAAGTATATGGAAAATGCTTTATGAAATTTTCCTAAACATTTTTTCTTGATATACTACTCTTTGAAAATTTAATAAGATATGTGGTTTTAGCATTAGTTTGTTTTTTCATACTGTGACCCATACATTTATGAATAAAGTATCCAAATTGAAACTAATCAATAACTATCATGGATAATACTCAATTTGGCTAAAAAAAACTAAATAGCATATCAATACTTACTAGCAAATTTGATTAGCATGTCAAATAATAACTAACTTTAGTATATAAAATATTTTCAAAATAGCACATCAAAATAATTAAATATCTTATAATTAATACTAGATGCAGTTTTGTTTTTTTTCTATAGACTATGGTTTACAAATTACGTACAATTGATATTAGCCTAGGTATTCTACTGAAAGTTATACTAATTAAGACATAATTCACTACAAGAAAACAGCGGCATACTGAGGGAAAAAATCGTCGGTATGTCGTCGGAATAACGCTATTCCGATGACATACCGACGAAAAAAGTCTTCGGAAATAACTCCTCGGAAATTCATCTTTCCTCGGAAATCCCTCAGAAATTTCCGACGGAATTCCGAGGAAACCCTATTTCCGAGGACCACAAGTTCGTCGGAAATTCCTCGGAATATTCCGAGGAAGATGTCGTCGGAATATTCCGAGGGATAAACTTCCTCGGAATATTTCCAAAATTAAAAAAAAAATTATAAATTTACTTTTTTAAATTGAAATTCGAAAATATAAAATTAAAATTGAAATAGAAAACATATTTAAAATACAAAAAATAATAAAATAGTTTTTATAAATAAAAAAAATGTTTTATAAATACAAAATTAGTTTNNNNNNNNNNNNNNNNNNNNNNNNNNNNNNNNNNNNNNNNNNNNNNNNNNNNNNNNNNNNNNNNNNNNNNNNNNNNNNNNNNNNNNNNNNNNNNNNNNNNNNNNNNNNNNNNNNNNNNNNNNNNNNNNNNNNNNNNNNNNNNNNNNNNNNNNNNNNNNNNNNNNNNNNNNNNNNNNNNNNNNNNNNNNNNNNNNNNNNNNNNNNNNNNNNNNNNNNNNNNNNNNNNNNNNNNNNNNNNNNNNNNNNNNNNNNNNNNNNNNNNNNNNNNNNNNNNNNNNNNNNNNNNNNNNNNNNNNNNNNNNNNNNNNNNNNNNNNNNNNNNNNNNNNNNNNNNNNNNNNNNNNNNNNNNNNNNNNNNNNNNNNNNNNNNN
The DNA window shown above is from Brassica oleracea var. oleracea cultivar TO1000 chromosome C3, BOL, whole genome shotgun sequence and carries:
- the LOC106335545 gene encoding aspartate aminotransferase 3, chloroplastic, producing the protein MKTNDFSSSSSPSDRRIGALLRHLTAGTDADRVSSVFASPTSGGAGGSVFAHLVQAPEDAILGVTIAYNKDPSPIKLNLGVGAYRTEEGKPLVLNVVRKAEQQLINDRSRIKEYLPIVGLVEFNKLSAKLILGADSPAIRENRVTTVECLSGTGSLRVGGEFLARHYHQKTIYIPQPTWGNHPKIFTLAGLSVKTYRYYDPSTRGLNFQGLLEDLGAAPQGSIVLLHACAHNPTGVDPTLEQWEQIRKLMRSKGLMPFFDSAYQGFASGSLDTDAKPIRMFVADGGELLVAQSYAKNMGLYGERVGALSIVCKAADVAGRVESQLKLVIRPMYSNPPIHGASIVAVILRDRNLFNEWTLELKAMADRIISMRKQLFEALRARGTPGDWTHIIKQIGMFTFTGLNPAQVSYMTKEYHIYMTSDGRISMAGLSSKTVPHLADAIHAVVTKAL
- the LOC106335544 gene encoding myb-related protein 3R-1-like, with product MESECATTPPPDGLTEGNPSKSRQGRTSGPTRRSTRGQWTAEEDEILKKAVHNFKGKNWKKIAEYFKDRTDVQCLHRWQKVLNPELVKGPWTKEEDDMIVQLIQKYGPKKWSTIARYLPGRIGKQCRERWHNHLNPAINKEAWTQEEELVLIRAHQVYGNRWAELTKFLPGRSDNGIKNHWHSSVKKKLDSYMSSGLLDQYQAMPLAPYERSSTLQSIDGNGCVSGQAGKEVENCQISTLASCSISAMDYQNGMINMEHHFHPCGNSHKNEYYYPELEDISVSISELSYEMEDCSQFPDHNVSSQDCHFDFQELSDISLEMRHSMSELPMPYAKESKEASLGGPNSTSNTDVATYTNTANVSETECCRVLFVDQESEGLSVSRSSTQEPNEVSSTKSPMQTSSSKSIATAASGKETLRPAPLIISPDKYSKKSSGLICHPFEAEPNSRTNENGGFICIDGPSSAPNNSSEEDQSYHLNDSKKLVPVNDFTSLTEVKPHSLPKHEPMEQHHEDTEASSSSLSFPSLDLPVFNSDLLQSKNDPLHDYSPLGIRKLLMSTMTCMSPLRLWESPTGKKTLVGAKSILRKRTRDLLTPLSEKRSDKKLEIDIAASLSKDFSRLDVMFDEIESREDSMSLEKPEQSCLDASVKEKGVENVESLSGVLSENNNTNKQVLSPPSQSVTKTEKAQVSTPRNHLHSSASLCLVINSPSRARNTEGHHVDNETRNENFSIFCGTPFRRGLESPSAWKSPFYVNSLLHSPRFDTDITIEDMGYIFSPGERSYGSIGLMTQRNELTSAFAAFDAMEVSLSASNYDDARKMKELDKENNDPLLAERRVLDFNDCESPTKVTEEASSSYLLKGCR